In one Bacteroidota bacterium genomic region, the following are encoded:
- the sucD gene encoding succinate--CoA ligase subunit alpha, whose product MSVLVNKKSKIIVQGFTGTEGTFHASQMIEYGTNVVGGVTPGKGGSKHLDRPVFNTVQQAVESTGADVSIIFVPPAFAADAIMESAEAGIKVIVCITEGIPTRDMITAKEYIKGRNCRLIGPNCPGIITAGEAKVGIMPGFVFKKGKIGIVSKSGTLTYEAADQVVKAGLGITTAIGIGGDPIIGTSTKEAVELLMNDPETEGIVMIGEIGGTMEADAAYWIKQNGTKPVVGFIAGKTAPAGRTMGHAGAIVGGADDTAEAKMKILRECGVHVVESPAVIGKTMAAALKKVTA is encoded by the coding sequence TCGAAAATAATCGTACAGGGGTTCACCGGTACTGAAGGCACCTTTCATGCCTCTCAAATGATTGAATACGGAACTAATGTAGTTGGTGGAGTAACTCCAGGTAAAGGTGGTTCCAAACACCTGGATCGTCCCGTTTTCAATACGGTTCAGCAAGCTGTGGAGTCAACAGGAGCTGATGTTTCCATCATATTTGTCCCGCCCGCGTTTGCAGCGGATGCTATTATGGAATCGGCTGAAGCCGGAATAAAAGTGATCGTTTGTATTACCGAAGGTATTCCAACCCGCGATATGATCACGGCTAAAGAATATATTAAGGGTCGCAACTGCCGGCTTATAGGACCCAACTGCCCGGGGATTATTACTGCAGGTGAAGCCAAAGTAGGTATCATGCCGGGATTCGTTTTCAAAAAAGGGAAAATAGGTATTGTTTCGAAATCAGGAACATTGACATATGAAGCGGCTGACCAGGTTGTGAAAGCCGGGCTCGGAATTACCACTGCTATTGGCATTGGTGGCGACCCTATTATCGGAACATCGACAAAAGAAGCAGTGGAACTATTAATGAACGACCCCGAAACCGAAGGTATTGTTATGATCGGTGAGATCGGTGGAACAATGGAAGCGGATGCCGCATATTGGATAAAACAAAATGGCACCAAACCTGTTGTAGGATTTATTGCAGGTAAGACCGCACCTGCCGGACGTACCATGGGGCATGCCGGTGCGATAGTCGGAGGGGCCGATGATACAGCAGAAGCTAAAATGAAAATTTTACGTGAGTGCGGTGTTCATGTGGTTGAATCACCTGCTGTTATAGGAAAAACAATGGCTGCTGCTTTGAAAAAAGTTACAGCTTAA